The DNA window CTTATCCCCCTTCGTGTCGCCATCTACCTTCGTGCACGATAAGTACTACAGTTGATCGCTGCGCAGTTCGCCTGCACTGACTGATCCGTGAATCGCCTCGGGGTATTCGCCTTAACCGCCGATAAATCTCTTTTCTATCAGTTGTCGAGTTCGGTCGGGACGGTTACTGTGACGACACTCCCACGTGGTTTATTTTCTCCAAACCGTAGGGAGCCATCCGATTGAGTAACGACACTATGAACGAACAGTAACCCGAGTCCGGATCCGTGGTTCAGTTGATCGATCGGCTGTTCCAATCGCAACAGTTCTTTCTCAACTGCAGGAATTCCAGGGCCGTCATCACGGACACGAATCCCGATCGTAGTCTGATCAGGGCGTTCCAATTCGACCTGCACGTGCGGCGTCTCAGTATCGTTGTGTTCGATTGCGTTCTCGATCAGCTCCCCGATCGCCTTCGGAAACTGTGGCGTCGCCTCAATCTCGACAGTAGCTTCCTGCACACCATCGATTTCTGCGTGTGGATATTCCGTTTGCTTCGTTTGGATCTGGTCGTCGATCGCGCTTGTGACACTGAGAGAAACGAGCGGCGGTTTCCCTACGAGCAGTTCAACCATCTCCTGTCCCCGGTCTGCTTGATCAACCAGATGTTCAACGTGTGCTTGAATGGCAGTCGCACTCTCTCCAACGCGTGGTACGTTCTCCTCACGCAGTTCTCCCGCAATTCCGTGCACGATATTCATTTCGTTTCGGATGTTGTGCCGGAGCCACGTACTGAGAACCGCTAACTGACGGGCGAACTCCTCACGCTCGGTCACGTCGAGGATGATTGCCTGTCCGATATCGCCTCCAAGATAACTGCCGATCGCAGTAGCGACCTGAATGTGTCGTACTTGATCGTCGGGTCGAAGGAGTTTCATTGCGGTTGGGCCGACGGAGTCCTTCTCGTCGATAACGGTTTCGAGTTCCTGGCGAGCAACGGGTCGATCATCCGGGTGGATGAACTCAAAAATCGACCGTCCGACGAGTTCATATCGACTCTCAAGGCCGAGTAACTCCACTACGGCATCGTTTCCCCAAATCGTGGTCCCCGCCTCATCAAAAATGTTGATCGGAGCTGGTGCCATCTGAACGAGTCGTTGATACCGATGATGACTCTCCTCATCTAGTGAGGAGTTCCTGTTGTCAATATCGGCCCGGATCCGCGAGAGAACGGTTTTCGTGTCATCGGCTTGCGGCACGTAGCCGCTTACTCCGGCAGCGATCGCCTCTCCTGCGATCGATTCGGAGCCTTCCGTCGGTACCAAAATGAAGGGCAGCGTCGGGTTAGAGATCCGAATCGAGCGAAGCAGGTTGACGCCGTCGAAATCAGGGAGCGCGTATTCGCTCACAACGCCGGCTACTGACCGCTGTTCGGCCAGTCGGATACATTCGCTGGCTGTATCCACAGTCGTGACTTCGTATCCATCAGTGACTAACGCCGTTTTGAGTCGTCGGCTGAGGTTGCCACTTTGTTCGACCAGTACGACCAATTCAGATGGATTGGTAGCAACCCCCATAGATCATCTATGGATACCCCTACCGTAATTCTTGCCCTCTTTGTGATTGTCTACTAGTCGCTATTGACAGAGCCGGGTCTCCAAAAGCTTCCTTGGCAAATCCAGCCGGAACTACTAACCGCTGGCTGAACGAAATACTCGTATGTCGACCCGTCGTCTTCTGGGAATATTTGCGGTTCTTGGGCTGGTTCTCCTCGCAGGATGCGCTGGGGCGATCACCGATACTGATGGAGAACCGGTTTCGCCGACAGAGACAGACGAACAACCGACAACAGAGATCGAGACAACAGGCGAGACAGCACCAGAGGGCGAGTTAGCTGTTCATCAGTTGAATGTCGGGCAAGGATCGAGCACACTTGTTATTGGGCCAGATGGTGAAACGCTCCTCATTGACAGTGGGGACTGGAGGGATGATGGTGAGGGCGTTATTGCGTATCTCGAATCCCAGGACGTGACGCGAATTGATCACCTCGTGACTACCCACCCTGATGCGGACCATATCGGTGGCCACGCTGCGGTGATTGAACACTTCGAGACCGAACACGATGGCGTTGGGGCGGTGTACGATCCCGGTATTGCGTCGAGTTCGGCAACGTACGACGAGTACCTCGATGCGGTTGAGACACACAATGTAACCCTCTACCGGACACAGGCAGGGGACTCGATCCAAATGTCCGGAGTGGAGGCGAAGATCCTCGCGCCGCCGGAAGGATATCTTGCCAACGAGGATCGGAATGAAAACAGTATCGTCATACACCTCCAGTTCGGTGCGTCAAGCTTCTTACTCCCAGGTGATGGAGAAACCGCGAGTGAAGAATATCTCGTTGAAACCTATGGTGACAGTCTCAATTCCACGGTGCTCGCCGTCGGCCATCACGGGAGTCAATCGAGTACGAGCGAGGCGTTTCTTGAGGCCGCCTCTCCGCAAGCAGCTGTGATCTCGAGCGCGTATGATTCGCAGTACGGACACCCGCACGAAGAGGTCTTGGTGCGGTTGGAATCGGACTCAATCCCGACGTACTGGACCGCGACGCACGGGACAACCACGTTCACGAGCAATGGATCGGCCGTGACGGTCGCAACACAACAGGACGCACCGACGACTGCAACAGATCTCCGGTCGAGCGACGCGATCGAACCTGAGACGGATAGCCCTGTGACGGACCGGTTCGTGATCGATGCGGATGGATCGGGAACAACGCCCATTACGGATCCAACTGAAACGACAGCTAACACGCCAGAGGAAACTCCGACGGCGACGCTTGAGACCACTGCTCTCGATATCGTCGCTATCCACGCTGACGCGGAGGGGAACGACCGAGAGAACCTGAACGACGAGTACGTCGTTTTCGAGAATACGGGAACATCGTCGATAGATCTTTCCAACTGGGAGCTTGCTGATGCAGCCGATCACACGTACAGCTTCCCCGACGGGACCGTTCTTGCTCCCGGCGATACAATCACTATCTACACAGGCAGCGGAACTGATACCGAGAGTGAAGTGTACTGGGGACAATCCAGCCCTGTCTGGAATAATGACGGTGACACTGTCATCCTTCTCAACGACAAAGGGACAACCGTGATCGAGGAAACCTACTGACGATGCCTACCCACGAATACACCGGCGTGATCGATCGTTTAGAGGACGACCTCGCAGTAATCCTGCTAGAAGCAGATGGCGAGATCGTTGATGAGATCGTTCTTGACCATAAGGAACTCCCGGAGGAAGCTGTACATCCCGACGCAGTACTGGATATCACCCTCACTGATGGAGAGGTGACTGACCTCGTGTATGATACGGCCGAGACTGAAAATCGAAAGGAGCGAGCACAGTCTCGGTTTGATCGGCTTGCTGAACGGCCACCCAATGACGAGGAATCTTCGTAGGGAACTTGCTTCCAAAATTGACACGTAGCGAGCGGAAGCCCACCCTACTGTTCAGGGATGGGAGGAAGTCAAGAAGGAGCGTGTGGAATTCTTCGGCATTCATATCTTCGCCGCTGTTTGCCGGGAAGGCAGTGGCTTCGTCTTCTCCGTCGTCGCTTTCCCGATATGCGGACGCCATATCGAGGCCGATACCTGCTTATCAGATGAATGTTCGTCTATTTCAGAGCATTGTTTAGATTAGCTGATTGAGTGAGTCATCTCCAGCAGGTCGGGTTCTCTCGCCAAGCAAACGATCACTGGGAACTCGGTGTGGCTAGTGGAGAATACGTCAAGCAAGATGATATAGCGACGTTACCCTGAGTTATATGTGACCGGAACGTTGGATTCCGAAATTACTCGGGTCTGAACGGCCGCTTGATGGATCATTGAGTGACATCGTTCAGTTGTGCTCTTGAAGGAGACTCTGGTCGGTGGTGTCTAGAATATCGCTTGTTTCCGCGGGTTTAGTGTCGGGGAGGTAGAGTGCGTTTAGCCCGGCTTCTTGGAGACCGGCTTGCAGGACATCCCGGACGAATGGTTGAGAGATAGTTCGGTAGAATTGTTGTTCGCTGAGTGCGGCGATTGTTCGAGGGACGAATCGTGCGTGATGGAGGGATTCGGCTCCAATGGCTGTTTTGAGAGGGTCTGGGATGGTTTGGAGGGCGTTCTCGACGCCGTGCCAGAGGAGTTCGTTTCCGACAAGGAGCGTGTTTCCGTCGCGGTGGTAGAGAATGGTCGTGTCGCCTTGGTTGTCGCACTCGTTGAGGACGGCTTGTGTGTCGACGGCATCGTAGAAGACGGCTGTGCAGGCGGCAAGAGGAAGGGTATGGAACGAGAGCGGCATATCTGGCAGTCGATGGTGATCGTTGAGGTTTGCGACCAGTTCGGGGAACGTCTCTGGGTGAAATGGGGTTTCTGCGAGGAGATACTGGATGAGTTGGTGGCGAATGTCTGGGTCGTTGATCTCGATTTCTGTGATGAATTTCTGAAAGACGTCGGGTTTGAGTGCCGCTGTGGGTCCAACGGTATCAAGTACTGTTGCAAGTGTGGTGGCGAGTTTTCGTTTTGGCTCTGGGGCGGTTGATGACGGCAGGTGGAATGAGTGTGTGTCGTCGGCTGTGGAAATTTCGATTTCTCGTCCGGTGTTCGGGGATTTCTCAGAGAGCACGATGTTGGTGGCGTAATAGGTGTCGTAGCGGTGGGTCACGTCGAATGAGACGGTGTCGCCAACCTCTGCACCATCGGGGAGCGCGTGAACCGCTATACAGACGGTGCTCTTATCGGGAGTTCTGATTCGACCGAGATATTGGTCTGGCCGATCAACGATAATTCCTTCAGTCGTGGTTGGTTCTTGGCCGAGAGCCGTTAGGACGGCCTGCGTTTGGCCAGCTAGCCACTCTCGTTGCGGTTCCGGAAGTTCTGTTTTGATGTTGGTAATTGTCCAGCGATTCGAGAGTGAGTAACCATCGACGAGGTGGAGTGTCCAGAGCAGGCAGGGAAGAACAGTGAGCAGGTTTGTCGCTTGCTGTGTCGAGAGCCGCTCGTTGTTTTGAACGACGCGTAGGAGTTCATCAGTCGTGATTCGAAGGCCGAATTCGTGGTCTGTTCCTGGGGCGATGGTTACTGGCCAGTCGAAATCCAGTGACTCCGGACGGCAGTCTGCGAGCTTCCAGGTAACACCGGCTGTACTGAATTGGAAGGAGGGAGAGCCGTGGTCGTTGACTTCGAAGGATCGTGGTGTGATCGGATGGTTGCGAACGAATTCGTAGACAGCGGAATCGAACGTAGCTGGGTGGCTACAGTCGGCGCGAAGTTGTTCTGCTCGCTCGCGGTCGACTGATTGTTCATCAAGGAGTTCTCCGAGCGCTGTAACCGTTCGTTTAGGGAGGGGATCCGGCTCGTGGTTCGTATTGGGATGGAGGGATTCGAGCTCGGATCTCAGGTCGTCGACAGCGCTTGGATTGAAGTCGTCGATCTCCGCGTGGTCAGCGGCTTCGTTCAGGATTGAATAGACACGGTCTAAACTTTCTGAGTTGAGGTCCGGGATATCTGTGTCATCGATTGGGTGGAGCCCGGTTTGTTTTGCAGGGTCACCAGTGCCATTACCCTCAGTCCAGTGAAGTCCAGCGTTGAAAAGGCGTGATGTGAGCTCATTCGGAACGCGATCACCTGGCTGGAAGCCGAGTGACCGGTAGATCTGTTCGGTTAGCGCTGGCGTTTGGAGTGGATATGGGTGTGGGGCGCTCCAATTGACGTTGACGTAGTAGCCCGATTTATGATACGAATCAGAATACTCGTGGAGGACTGGCATTGCTTACTTGCCCGGAAATTGGCCGAGGAGAAATACCTGAGTACACCGGTAAAGTGGTGACCTGACCAAGAGTATCCTGTCCGTTTTCGAAGTTCGCGCAGCGACTCCCGATCCACCTGTTTGCGTGTCGTGACCTGTATGATGAGTTTGAAGGTAAGGTGAAGTCGGAATTGGCCGACATTCGTACCGAGATTCAGACGGCAGAGTAATCGCCGAACGCTCTGGCATTGTTCAGATTACTAATTGAAGCAGGCGGCAAATGCTTGCAACCACGTTTCTACTGTGTTCGGATCGGCGTGTCTGAAGTGGTTGGCGAAGGCTTCGGTTCGACGTTTCAGTTTTTTAACACTCGTTCGACGGCACTCCGATTCTCGTAGGTGACGTGTTGGAATCGGAGTGAGTAGCGATGGCAGGCCGCCTGTAGCCAGGGTACACCATTGACCAGGAAGATCACGTCGTCAACGAGATGTTTCTCGCGGAGTTCTGCGAGGAACATCTCGGTCAGCGCTTGGGTCCTAGTCGGAAATAGTCGCACCTGGAACTTGAAGAGCAGAACAACATCTCGACGCCGTTGGCCGAGCGGGTCTCCGCGATCACCGAACGCGTGTACCGGGAACTCGAAGTGTTGCAGGCCTTCGACGAGTCGATCTCGCGGTCGGAGTTGGAAGCCGCAGTCGATCTTTCTCCCGAGGACATAGAGGAGGCTATCGAACATCTCGTAGAGAAGGACGTCGTCGCGGTAGACGACGACGTGATTGTTCGGAAGTCAACCAATCTTTGAGAGACGCAAGGGCGGCAAGAGTGCTTGCGTTTATCGGTTCCATTTCCCCAGCTAGCCCACAACCCGCCAATTGTCGTCGATACGTCGCCACGGTAGGTGATGTACGATGACATTTATGTGCGTACTCTAACATCTGTGAGGTATGTCCAACGCCGAGGGGGAGGAGTTCCGCAAAAAGATACGCGATGCGAGACACGACTCCGTAACTTCCGATCTTCTTGGAAAGGAGACGGGAGGGGTAATGGATGCACGGCTGAATGATGGGGCGCTTCTTGTCCATCTTCGAAGCTACGAGCAGCCACACTTCATCTTCCGCGGACAGAAGAAGACGCCCGAGGTGTACGGGTCGATCTCTCCGAGTGAATTGTCTCGATCACGACGCCACAAGGTGTTCCACGTCGTCACTGACGAGCGTTGGCTCTGCGTCGTCGGCAACTCGGAGGGCGATCAGACGCTATCGATCCCACTCGAAACCATCGAAGAGGCGAACTACAGGGAGGTTGATGGGATCAAGCCCGATATTGCCTCCCGAGTTTCGAAGTGGGAGGTTGCCCTCGAGACTGAGCTTGGATTCGTGCAAATTCCCATCGTCGACGACATTGATGAGGCGGATTTTCACGCTCTGAGCGAGTATCTAGGAGCTGAAGCGGACGTCACTATCGGAGAAATTCCGGTTGATTCCGACGAAGCGGGATACACGATCGACGGGATCGAGAACTACGAACCGAGCGAAGAGACGATCGCGAACCTGCTTGACAAGGTGCCACCTGCGGCTCGTGACGAGGCTGACGAGATCATCAGTGAAGCCGACGATGCCGCTGATCTGGTCAGGGACCTGAGATCGCTAATCAATGAGTACGAGGATGAGAATCGCTCGATCAATGACGTAGGCGCGGGCGCACAGAGTACTGACGATCTCCGAACGCAAGTTGCATCGAAGAGCGATAAAGTTCGAACACAGGCGGAGAGAGGTTTCGAGGAGGTACAGACCACTCTCAAAGAGACAGACTCAGAGGAGGTGGGTGAGTTCGCCGTTCAGACGGCGCGTGCAGCTGGGCCCGTCATCAGGTACGCTAGCGACCCGAAGCTCGCCCTGTTGGGGACGTTACTCGCTGCGAGTGCGGCCGGCGCCCGCAAGAGTAGCGATCGGCCTTCCATATTTGATGAAGTTGACCCCCAACAGCTTGCGGCTACTGCAAGCGCGATGGCGACGCGTGGAGGTGAGATTCACGAGGACGAAGGAAAGGGTAAGGCGGTTGGAGCGATTCTCGGTATGTCCAGCGAGATGGCGAAATCGATGGCACCCGAGGAGTACGCCAAATGGGTCACCCAAGCCGATCCGGAAGCAATTATGCAGGGTGCTGAAAAGGCGGCACAGCTGCATACGCAGAACGGCCGGGCGAACACGACGACGACACGCCTTGCAGGCGGGAGTTTTGGTCTTCTGTACGGATACACCGATCAAGCAGAGATGGACGACATCGAGATGCTGGAATCTGCAGACTCGGAATAGCTACTCTCTCTGAAATCCAATTTTCTGGGGCGCGATCAATCGCTGTAGACTACTACTCTAAGGTTCGATCTCCAGTTTATCGGCGGTCAAGGAGAATACCCCGGGGCTTGACCCCGAGGCGATTCACCGTGGTGTGCTCTGTTGAATATTTCTTCATTCTGACTTGTTTGGATGGTTAAAGTCTTGTTCGGTGATCCTGTGTGACTCTGAAACAAGGACCACTATTAGTAACAATTTTCTTATATTTCTTCTATATTACTTTTTCCAAGGTATTCAGAGATAAAAACATTTGAGTATAATATTCCGCCAAAGCACGCGAAGAGCAATAAAACCCAATTTAGACGAATCGGCGTAACAGATTTACAATTGTTTAAGTCAGTACGGGCGCTATTATGTGGTACTGGTACGTTAACGATAACAGTCTACGATCGGCCGCCGTATCGGCAAATGAAATCCGAACGTATCACAGAACACAAAAACATCAAAACTATGAAGTTAATCCGCTACGCTATCGTTCCAGGCGATACAGAGGAAGAAGCGATCGAACAAGCCCGCAACGCCTTTGGCAAGCTCTGTCAAGGCAATCGAGAACCGCGCAGTAATGACAGACTCGCAGTTTATCAACGATGTATATTGATCACGGACGCACCGACCGACGAGACTGGCATTTGGAAGACCGCCTCGCCCGAAGGAGTTGACCTACTCGAAGCGATCTGGGACGATATGATCAACGAGTTGCAAGACCTCCACGAGAGCGACGAAACCACCAATCCGCCCGGGTCACACCCTCGGACACGAAAATACCGTATCTATGATCAGCACGGTGGCGCCGTAGTGTGCGGACACCGAATGACGGACCTGGTGGAATCGGACGATCACTGGCTCGTCGCCGCCCAGTGCCGTTACTGAGCGACCGCATTAGTTCAAAATCACGTCAATCAGTCCCAGATTGTTTCGTACCCGGTGGGACGGATGACCCTCTCAGATATTTCTGTGACCCGGATTAATAGAGATCTTGGATGCTTCCAATGCCGTCTTAAGCACTTTTGTTGTCGATTCCATTGATTCTGGGGGCGTGAGAGGTCCATTCCACAGTAGTGTTACCGTCTCTAATGGGATCTGCGAAAGTTGGGTAAGTGGGTACAGACGGAGAAGGTGCTCAATGTTATGCCGCTTATGAACCTCTTCTGAATAATCGAAGACCGAATTAATCGAATTCTCCTGACGGATGTGATCAAGAAGTACGTCTGGGAGACTGAAGCTCGCAGACGGTCGTTCCACGTCAATATTCGATTTCGCGTACATCTCCAAGACCTGCCAGTCAACCTCGTCGTACGCCTTCTTTACGTCGTAAGGGACGTGGTGTTCAACGGCTTCAATGAGCGTCCCGTCCTCGTTTGGAATTTCTGGATGTGGGAGAGGGTAAACCGTGTAGTTCCATTGGCGCTGATAATGTGGTGTTCGTCTCCAAGAGGTATGAGAGACTCCTCGAAGCGATCGTTTCAAGAACACGCCACAGTCGGCATCAACGATATAATAGACAAGTAGATGACGAACCGTGTCCCCATCCTGTGCTTCGGCTGTCAGAGAATACATCCATGAATATGGTACATGGAAGTCTCCTACGTGGAACGCGACTTGAGCATTCGCTTCTGTCGAATCCGTTTCGAATTGTCCTTCCCAGAGGAGATGATCGTCAATGGTCGGGTCAATGAGATCGGCTCTTTCAGCGCGAAATTGACCGATAATTCGAGCTAATCTCGGATACTTGAGAACCATTTCCCGTACTGAACGAGTGTGTTTCGTAATCGCGGGCGACGTGACGCCGTATTGTTCTGCGAGTTCTTTGGTACTGAATCCGAATTCGTATCGTAGTAGATAACGTTCCGCTGCTTTTGGACCGATCCCGCTTACATCTGCGCTGAGTTCTTCAACGGCAGCGGTACATTCAGCTTTCGCAGCGTCGAAGTCAACATTCGGTTTCGACGTTGGAATGATCTCATCGAGAGATGTATCCACATCGTTCGGCGCGAAACCATCCATAAGCCTATGTCTCGTGGCTCGCTCATAGGTGTTCCCCTTAGAGGGTTACTTTTCTATATGGGATCGG is part of the Halorubrum aethiopicum genome and encodes:
- a CDS encoding ATP-binding protein, with the translated sequence MGVATNPSELVVLVEQSGNLSRRLKTALVTDGYEVTTVDTASECIRLAEQRSVAGVVSEYALPDFDGVNLLRSIRISNPTLPFILVPTEGSESIAGEAIAAGVSGYVPQADDTKTVLSRIRADIDNRNSSLDEESHHRYQRLVQMAPAPINIFDEAGTTIWGNDAVVELLGLESRYELVGRSIFEFIHPDDRPVARQELETVIDEKDSVGPTAMKLLRPDDQVRHIQVATAIGSYLGGDIGQAIILDVTEREEFARQLAVLSTWLRHNIRNEMNIVHGIAGELREENVPRVGESATAIQAHVEHLVDQADRGQEMVELLVGKPPLVSLSVTSAIDDQIQTKQTEYPHAEIDGVQEATVEIEATPQFPKAIGELIENAIEHNDTETPHVQVELERPDQTTIGIRVRDDGPGIPAVEKELLRLEQPIDQLNHGSGLGLLFVHSVVTQSDGSLRFGENKPRGSVVTVTVPTELDN
- a CDS encoding lamin tail domain-containing protein, which codes for MSTRRLLGIFAVLGLVLLAGCAGAITDTDGEPVSPTETDEQPTTEIETTGETAPEGELAVHQLNVGQGSSTLVIGPDGETLLIDSGDWRDDGEGVIAYLESQDVTRIDHLVTTHPDADHIGGHAAVIEHFETEHDGVGAVYDPGIASSSATYDEYLDAVETHNVTLYRTQAGDSIQMSGVEAKILAPPEGYLANEDRNENSIVIHLQFGASSFLLPGDGETASEEYLVETYGDSLNSTVLAVGHHGSQSSTSEAFLEAASPQAAVISSAYDSQYGHPHEEVLVRLESDSIPTYWTATHGTTTFTSNGSAVTVATQQDAPTTATDLRSSDAIEPETDSPVTDRFVIDADGSGTTPITDPTETTANTPEETPTATLETTALDIVAIHADAEGNDRENLNDEYVVFENTGTSSIDLSNWELADAADHTYSFPDGTVLAPGDTITIYTGSGTDTESEVYWGQSSPVWNNDGDTVILLNDKGTTVIEETY
- a CDS encoding DUF3006 domain-containing protein — translated: MPTHEYTGVIDRLEDDLAVILLEADGEIVDEIVLDHKELPEEAVHPDAVLDITLTDGEVTDLVYDTAETENRKERAQSRFDRLAERPPNDEESS